In Nonomuraea sp. NBC_00507, the following are encoded in one genomic region:
- a CDS encoding P1 family peptidase — MRPGPTNSLVDVAGLRVGHAHRVGAGHRTGTTVILAPAGGAVAGVDVRGAAPGTRETELLDPRNLVERVHAVVLTGGSAYGLAAACGVVDRLADAGIGYPVSGGVVPIVPAAVIFDLGRGGAFRAVPDASLGTAAYDAATHPAPAPNALASGPPTPATTPAATAPAPTPDVVPGAPPATPPPAATAPATPSATPSATAPATPSAMPSAVPSAVPSAVPSAVPSAVPSAVPSAVPSAVPSAVPSAVPSAVPSAVPSAVPSAVPSAVPSAVPSAVPSAVPSAVPSAVPSAVPPVMPPATAPATAPATPSAVPPVMPPVMPSATPPATAPAVPPATTPDVEPGAPPATTPNAVPNAVPNAVPNAVPGAVPNAVPNAVPNASGGADGVGSASGALTHASPSEGTPTPVGGNVAAGPEAVPVLGTAPPTASGSIGAGTGAMAGGLAGGIGTASAVLPDGTTVAALAVANPVGSVLDPADGTLAGARYGLPGEFDHLHPPAPHEVHAWNPQKAPSFNTTIGVVATDRTLTKAQCGKLAAVAHDGLARAIRPAHTMTDGDTIFGLSTCAAPAPAQDEFQDILAAAADVFSRAVAHAVLAATGREGAPAYLDVFPSAAATTGGIS; from the coding sequence ATGCGTCCCGGTCCCACGAACTCGCTGGTGGACGTGGCGGGGCTGCGGGTCGGCCACGCCCACCGGGTGGGTGCCGGCCACCGCACCGGCACCACCGTCATCCTGGCCCCCGCCGGGGGCGCCGTGGCGGGGGTGGACGTGCGCGGGGCCGCGCCGGGGACGCGGGAGACGGAGCTGCTCGACCCGCGCAACCTGGTCGAACGCGTGCACGCCGTGGTGCTGACGGGCGGGAGCGCGTACGGGCTGGCGGCGGCGTGCGGGGTGGTGGACCGGCTGGCGGACGCGGGCATCGGCTACCCGGTGAGCGGCGGCGTGGTGCCGATCGTCCCTGCGGCCGTCATCTTCGACCTGGGCCGTGGCGGCGCCTTCCGCGCCGTCCCCGACGCCTCGCTCGGCACCGCCGCCTACGACGCCGCCACCCACCCCGCACCTGCGCCGAACGCCCTCGCCTCCGGCCCTCCCACACCCGCCACGACGCCAGCCGCCACGGCGCCTGCCCCGACGCCAGACGTGGTGCCCGGCGCGCCACCCGCCACGCCGCCGCCGGCCGCCACGGCGCCGGCAACGCCGTCTGCCACGCCGTCTGCCACGGCGCCGGCAACGCCGTCTGCCATGCCGTCTGCCGTGCCGTCTGCCGTGCCGTCTGCCGTGCCGTCTGCCGTGCCGTCTGCCGTGCCGTCTGCCGTGCCGTCTGCCGTGCCGTCTGCCGTGCCGTCTGCCGTGCCGTCTGCCGTGCCGTCTGCCGTGCCGTCTGCCGTGCCGTCTGCCGTGCCGTCTGCCGTGCCGTCTGCCGTGCCGTCTGCCGTGCCGTCTGCCGTGCCGTCTGCCGTGCCGTCTGCCGTGCCGTCTGCCGTGCCGTCTGCCGTGCCGCCCGTCATGCCGCCTGCCACGGCGCCTGCCACGGCGCCTGCCACGCCGTCTGCCGTGCCGCCCGTCATGCCGCCCGTCATGCCGTCGGCAACGCCGCCCGCCACGGCGCCTGCCGTGCCGCCCGCCACGACGCCAGACGTGGAGCCCGGTGCGCCACCCGCCACCACGCCCAACGCGGTGCCCAACGCGGTGCCCAATGCGGTGCCCAATGCGGTGCCCGGCGCGGTGCCCAACGCGGTGCCCAACGCGGTGCCCAACGCGTCGGGCGGCGCGGACGGCGTTGGGAGCGCGTCGGGCGCACTCACCCACGCCTCTCCCTCCGAAGGGACCCCAACCCCGGTCGGCGGGAACGTCGCGGCGGGTCCTGAAGCCGTACCCGTCCTTGGGACGGCACCCCCGACGGCGAGCGGGTCGATCGGGGCCGGGACCGGGGCGATGGCGGGCGGCCTGGCGGGAGGGATCGGCACGGCCAGCGCCGTCCTCCCCGACGGCACCACCGTCGCCGCCCTGGCCGTCGCCAACCCCGTCGGCTCCGTCCTGGACCCCGCCGACGGCACCCTGGCCGGCGCCCGGTACGGCCTCCCAGGCGAGTTCGACCACCTCCACCCCCCGGCCCCGCACGAAGTCCACGCCTGGAATCCGCAGAAGGCGCCGTCCTTCAACACCACCATCGGCGTGGTCGCCACCGACCGCACCCTCACCAAGGCCCAGTGCGGCAAGCTGGCGGCGGTGGCCCACGACGGTCTGGCCAGGGCGATCCGACCGGCCCACACCATGACCGACGGCGACACGATCTTCGGCCTGTCCACGTGCGCTGCCCCCGCCCCCGCCCAGGACGAGTTCCAGGACATCCTGGCGGCCGCGGCGGACGTCTTCAGCCGCGCCGTCGCCCACGCCGTCCTCGCCGCGACCGGCCGCGAGGGCGCGCCCGCGTACCTCGACGTGTTCCCGAGCGCAGCAGCCACCACAGGGGGAATCTCATGA
- a CDS encoding M20 family metallopeptidase → MIDVDADGVVAFTQALVRIPSTNDPGRREQPAAELVAARMRDWGWEPTVYEAAPGRPNVVAVVEGGGGDGPTLMFEGHTDVVTEGDLSEWTVDPFGGEIRDGRLWGRGSADMKSGLAATLYATRALQLAGPFPGRIKVCALADEEGLMIGAHHFVSEGLAAGVDGAIVAEPEAGEICAVAKGALRLRVDLAGKMAHGAMPQHGRNPIQAIGPLLVGLRALQEELQGRHPAHEHLGEVYVTPTVLQAGSEEQVNVIPAGASVFVDVRTIPGVEHKDIADRVAALASCDGIGAEVSVLVDRPPVDVPVSDPVVAALAAAHRAVTGEEPVYGGVPGSTDGTVLTHWGGIPSVVYGPGGKWIAHQADEYVEVEEIVRCTRVFAEAARRFLNGDF, encoded by the coding sequence GTGATCGACGTCGATGCCGATGGAGTGGTGGCGTTCACGCAGGCGCTGGTGCGCATCCCCAGCACCAACGACCCCGGACGGCGCGAGCAGCCGGCCGCCGAACTCGTGGCCGCCCGCATGCGGGACTGGGGCTGGGAGCCCACCGTGTACGAAGCCGCGCCCGGCCGGCCCAACGTGGTGGCCGTCGTCGAGGGCGGCGGCGGTGACGGGCCGACGCTGATGTTCGAGGGCCACACGGACGTCGTCACCGAAGGCGACCTGTCGGAGTGGACCGTGGACCCGTTCGGCGGGGAGATCCGCGACGGCAGGCTGTGGGGACGCGGCAGCGCCGACATGAAATCCGGCCTGGCCGCCACCCTGTACGCCACCCGCGCCCTGCAGCTCGCCGGGCCGTTCCCCGGGCGGATCAAGGTGTGCGCGCTGGCCGACGAGGAAGGCCTCATGATCGGCGCCCACCACTTCGTCTCCGAAGGGCTCGCGGCCGGCGTGGACGGCGCGATCGTGGCCGAACCCGAGGCGGGCGAGATCTGCGCCGTCGCCAAGGGCGCGCTGCGGCTGCGCGTGGACCTCGCGGGCAAGATGGCGCACGGCGCGATGCCGCAGCACGGCCGCAACCCCATCCAGGCCATCGGCCCGCTGCTGGTCGGCCTGCGGGCGCTGCAGGAGGAGCTGCAGGGGCGGCATCCGGCGCACGAGCACCTCGGCGAGGTCTACGTGACGCCGACCGTGCTCCAGGCCGGCTCCGAGGAGCAGGTCAACGTCATCCCCGCCGGCGCTTCGGTGTTCGTGGACGTGCGGACCATCCCGGGCGTCGAGCACAAGGACATCGCCGACCGGGTGGCCGCGTTGGCCTCCTGCGACGGGATCGGGGCGGAGGTGTCGGTGCTGGTGGACCGGCCGCCGGTGGACGTGCCCGTGTCCGACCCCGTGGTGGCCGCGCTGGCCGCCGCCCACCGCGCCGTCACGGGGGAGGAGCCGGTGTACGGCGGGGTGCCCGGGTCGACCGACGGAACCGTGCTGACGCACTGGGGCGGGATCCCGTCCGTCGTGTACGGGCCCGGGGGGAAGTGGATCGCGCACCAGGCGGACGAATACGTGGAGGTCGAGGAGATCGTCCGGTGCACCCGGGTGTTCGCCGAGGCGGCGCGGCGGTTCCTGAACGGCGACTTCTGA
- a CDS encoding ATP-binding cassette domain-containing protein: MPTHAGTPLIDARNLTRVYRRPRTSLTQPGAAVHALNDVSLTIGKGERYGIVGESGSGKSTLLRLLCALDQPTSGTITFDGRQITGRPERRLRFLRENLQIVFQDPMSSLDPRMRVRDLVAEPLVALGLPVGNRVAELLDEVGLPGAAADRYPHQFSGGQRQRIAIARALAPRPKVLVADEPVSALDVSVRGQILNLLANLVDELGLTLVFVSHDLSVVRHVCETVAVMSQGEIVETGPVDEVWAAPAHPYTQTLLQAVPTLEGLL; encoded by the coding sequence ATGCCCACGCATGCTGGCACCCCGCTGATTGACGCCCGCAACCTGACCCGCGTCTACCGCCGCCCCCGCACCTCGCTCACCCAGCCGGGCGCCGCCGTCCACGCGCTGAACGACGTGTCGCTGACCATCGGCAAGGGCGAGCGGTACGGCATCGTCGGCGAGTCCGGCTCCGGCAAGTCCACCCTCCTGCGCCTGCTCTGCGCGCTCGACCAGCCCACGAGCGGCACCATCACGTTCGACGGCCGGCAGATCACCGGCCGCCCCGAGCGGAGACTGCGGTTCCTGCGCGAGAACCTCCAGATCGTCTTCCAGGACCCGATGAGCTCGCTCGACCCCCGCATGCGGGTGCGCGACCTCGTCGCCGAGCCGCTCGTCGCCCTCGGCCTGCCCGTCGGCAACCGGGTCGCCGAACTGCTCGACGAGGTCGGCCTGCCCGGGGCCGCCGCCGACCGCTACCCGCACCAGTTCTCCGGCGGGCAGCGGCAGCGCATCGCCATCGCCCGCGCGCTCGCGCCCCGCCCGAAGGTGCTCGTCGCCGACGAACCCGTCAGTGCTCTGGACGTCTCCGTCCGTGGGCAGATACTCAACCTGCTGGCCAACCTCGTCGACGAGCTCGGGCTCACACTCGTGTTCGTCTCGCACGACCTGTCCGTGGTGCGGCACGTCTGCGAGACGGTCGCGGTCATGAGCCAGGGCGAGATCGTCGAGACCGGGCCCGTGGACGAGGTGTGGGCCGCGCCCGCCCACCCCTACACCCAAACGTTGCTGCAGGCCGTACCGACTCTGGAGGGATTGTTGTGA
- a CDS encoding ABC transporter ATP-binding protein produces MLKVEGLSVRADAVELLRDVSFDIGPGERVGLIGESGSGKSLTALSLMGLLPEGVTASGRAALDGRDLVGVPEKRLKRLRGRDLSMVFQEPMTALNPLMRIGAQVAEVMTLHGVPRPQAHTRAYDLLERVRLPEPRQIARAYPHQLSGGQRQRVMLAIALANEPQLLICDEPTTALDVTVQKQMLDLIAEVAPALLFITHDLAVVASVCERVLVMYGGRVVESGPIREVFTRPRHRYTEGLLAASKLTPRGTRLPTIQGSVPAAGHFPGGCVFSNRCAHAAPDCETAPALTGDGHAHACWHPAD; encoded by the coding sequence GTGCTGAAGGTTGAGGGACTCTCCGTGCGGGCGGACGCGGTCGAGCTCCTGCGCGACGTGTCGTTCGACATCGGGCCCGGCGAGCGGGTCGGGCTCATCGGCGAGTCCGGGTCCGGCAAGTCGCTGACCGCGCTGTCGCTCATGGGCCTGCTCCCCGAAGGCGTCACCGCCTCCGGGCGGGCCGCGCTGGACGGCCGCGACCTCGTCGGCGTGCCGGAGAAGCGGCTGAAGCGGCTGCGCGGCCGCGACCTCTCCATGGTCTTCCAGGAGCCGATGACCGCGCTCAACCCGCTCATGCGAATCGGCGCCCAGGTCGCCGAGGTCATGACCCTGCACGGCGTCCCCCGCCCGCAGGCCCACACCCGCGCGTACGACCTCCTCGAACGGGTCCGCCTGCCCGAACCCCGGCAGATCGCCCGCGCGTACCCGCACCAGCTGTCCGGCGGGCAGCGCCAGCGCGTCATGCTCGCCATCGCCCTGGCCAACGAGCCCCAGCTGCTCATCTGCGACGAGCCCACCACCGCGCTCGACGTCACCGTGCAGAAGCAGATGCTCGACCTGATCGCCGAGGTCGCGCCCGCGCTGCTGTTCATCACCCACGACCTCGCCGTCGTCGCCTCCGTCTGCGAGCGGGTCCTGGTCATGTACGGCGGCCGCGTCGTCGAGAGCGGCCCCATCCGCGAGGTCTTCACCCGGCCCCGCCACCGCTACACCGAGGGCTTGCTGGCCGCCTCGAAGCTCACCCCGCGTGGCACCCGCCTGCCCACCATCCAGGGGAGTGTCCCGGCGGCCGGGCACTTCCCCGGCGGCTGCGTGTTCAGCAACCGCTGCGCGCACGCCGCCCCCGACTGTGAGACGGCACCGGCGCTGACAGGAGACGGCCATGCCCACGCATGCTGGCACCCCGCTGATTGA
- a CDS encoding ABC transporter permease — translation MNAALLVGGTLVALVVLAALLSFFWTPHDPTLVDAARKLRAPGDGNLLGADKFGRDTFSQLMVGARTTLYVGIVAVGIAAVLGVPLGMIAGMSPWGWLSELIMRVNDLVFAFPALLLAVMLGAVYGAGTLTAMIAIGVATVPAFARVARAATLQVMVTDYILAARAAGRRRTAIAVRHVLPNIGSVLIVQASVSFAIAILAEAALSFLGFGTRPPTPSWGRMLQESQELLFSTPRLALWPGIAIALAVLGFNLLGDGLRDYLDPKLRRIRAEG, via the coding sequence ATGAACGCCGCCCTGCTGGTCGGCGGCACGCTCGTGGCACTGGTGGTGCTGGCCGCGCTGCTGTCGTTCTTCTGGACGCCGCACGATCCGACGCTCGTCGACGCCGCACGCAAACTCCGCGCGCCCGGCGACGGCAACCTCCTCGGCGCCGACAAGTTCGGCCGCGACACCTTCAGCCAGCTCATGGTCGGGGCCCGCACCACCCTCTACGTCGGCATCGTGGCCGTCGGCATCGCCGCCGTACTCGGCGTCCCCCTGGGAATGATCGCCGGGATGTCGCCGTGGGGCTGGTTGTCCGAGCTGATCATGCGGGTCAACGACCTCGTGTTCGCCTTCCCCGCGTTGCTGCTGGCCGTCATGCTCGGCGCGGTCTACGGGGCCGGCACGCTCACCGCGATGATCGCGATCGGCGTGGCCACCGTGCCCGCCTTCGCCCGTGTGGCCCGCGCCGCCACACTCCAGGTCATGGTCACCGACTACATCCTCGCCGCCCGTGCCGCAGGGCGCCGCCGCACCGCGATCGCCGTGCGGCACGTGCTGCCGAACATCGGATCCGTGCTGATCGTGCAGGCGTCGGTGTCGTTCGCGATCGCGATCCTGGCCGAGGCGGCCCTGTCGTTCCTCGGCTTCGGCACCCGCCCGCCCACCCCGTCCTGGGGCCGCATGCTGCAGGAGTCGCAGGAGCTGCTGTTCTCCACCCCGCGCCTGGCGCTCTGGCCCGGAATCGCGATCGCCCTCGCGGTGCTCGGCTTCAACCTCCTCGGCGACGGGCTGCGCGACTACCTCGACCCCAAGCTCAGGAGGATCCGTGCTGAAGGTTGA
- a CDS encoding ABC transporter permease produces MIVYLLKRLAVLLASTVVAAVVVFAFMGLLPGDPAEIALGVNATPEAVAQLRQQFGTDRPPVAQFLDWAGGLAQGDFGTSYVTSSPIGPQISDRLGVTAVLVLGGMVVALVIAVPLGTFAAVHHRNPLGAAISAASQVGIAVPAFLAGILLVFVFAVQAQALPSGGYVPIAESPGEWLRSLLLPWLSLGLVQGAVLTRYVRSAVLDVMREDYLRTARAKGRGSTGALWRHGLRNASIPVVTVLGLQLATLLIGAVVVERVFVIPGLGDLLLNGVAGRDLLLVQGVVMVLVAAVLLINFVVDITYHLLDPRLR; encoded by the coding sequence GTGATCGTTTACCTGCTCAAACGGCTGGCGGTGCTGCTCGCGAGCACCGTCGTGGCCGCCGTGGTGGTGTTCGCGTTCATGGGACTGCTGCCCGGCGACCCGGCCGAGATCGCGCTCGGCGTCAACGCCACCCCGGAGGCGGTGGCCCAGCTACGCCAGCAGTTCGGCACCGACCGGCCGCCCGTCGCGCAGTTCCTCGACTGGGCCGGCGGGCTCGCCCAGGGCGACTTCGGCACCTCGTACGTGACCAGCTCGCCCATCGGCCCCCAGATCAGCGACCGCCTGGGGGTGACGGCGGTGCTCGTGCTCGGCGGCATGGTGGTGGCGCTGGTCATCGCGGTGCCGCTCGGCACCTTCGCCGCCGTGCACCACCGCAACCCGCTGGGCGCCGCCATCAGCGCGGCCAGCCAGGTCGGCATCGCCGTCCCGGCCTTTCTGGCGGGCATCCTGCTGGTGTTCGTGTTCGCGGTGCAGGCGCAGGCACTGCCGTCCGGCGGATACGTGCCGATCGCCGAGAGCCCGGGGGAGTGGCTGCGTAGCCTCCTGCTCCCGTGGCTGTCCCTCGGCCTGGTCCAGGGCGCGGTGCTCACCCGCTACGTCCGCAGCGCCGTCCTGGACGTGATGCGCGAGGACTACCTGCGCACCGCCCGCGCCAAGGGTCGGGGCAGCACCGGCGCGCTCTGGCGGCACGGCCTGCGCAACGCCTCGATCCCCGTCGTCACCGTGCTCGGCCTGCAACTGGCCACGCTGCTGATCGGCGCGGTCGTGGTCGAGCGCGTCTTCGTCATCCCGGGGCTCGGCGACCTGCTGCTCAACGGCGTGGCCGGGCGCGACCTGCTGCTCGTCCAAGGAGTGGTGATGGTGCTGGTCGCCGCCGTCCTGCTGATCAACTTCGTGGTGGACATCACCTACCACCTCCTCGACCCGAGGCTGCGATGA
- a CDS encoding ABC transporter substrate-binding protein, with translation MRRIGIWIAVGGLLLSAAACGGEAGGGTSTPAAQSLSVGFVAEPANLDFTATEGAAIPQALLVNVYEGLVKLGQDGNIVPLLAEKWEVSDDRKTYTFTLRKNVKFSSGAAFTADDVVFSLDRVKTDWKLKIKSQLDVVDKVEKKDDSTAVVTLKRPSNGFLYSMATRLGAMFSRTGVADLANKPVGTGPYVLGSWRRGDSIQLNANPSYWGTKPPLSSITLKYFKDATAMNNALLTSGIDVISSVQAPESLQQFADPNRFQTVEGTTNGEVVLSMNNARAPFNDKKARQAVRHAIDHKALLDTAWAGRGQLIGSMVPPTDPWYEDRTGDYPYDPAKAKELLGGKTLTVKMRIPNLPYAVASAQVVKSQLAQVGITADIEPLEFPARWLDVVFKQGDYDLSIINHVEPRDMGIFADKSYYFHYDNPEFGKLLASADEGTEQQQTGDLKKAAQLLSDDAAADWLFLFPNLIVAKKGVTGLPKNAIAESFDFTALAKQ, from the coding sequence ATGAGGCGCATCGGAATCTGGATCGCCGTGGGCGGTCTCCTGCTGAGCGCGGCCGCCTGTGGCGGCGAGGCCGGCGGCGGCACTTCGACCCCCGCGGCCCAATCTCTCTCCGTCGGATTCGTGGCCGAGCCCGCGAACCTGGACTTCACCGCCACCGAAGGCGCCGCCATCCCGCAGGCGCTGCTCGTCAACGTCTACGAGGGCCTGGTCAAGCTCGGCCAGGATGGCAACATCGTCCCGCTGCTGGCCGAGAAGTGGGAGGTCTCGGACGACCGGAAGACCTACACGTTCACGCTGCGGAAGAACGTGAAGTTCAGCAGCGGCGCGGCCTTCACCGCCGATGACGTGGTGTTCTCGCTCGACCGGGTCAAGACCGACTGGAAGCTGAAGATCAAGTCGCAGCTCGACGTGGTCGACAAGGTGGAGAAGAAGGACGACTCCACCGCCGTCGTCACGCTCAAGCGCCCCAGCAACGGCTTCCTCTACTCGATGGCGACCAGGCTCGGCGCGATGTTCAGCCGCACCGGCGTCGCCGACCTGGCCAACAAGCCCGTCGGCACCGGCCCCTACGTGCTGGGCTCGTGGCGGCGCGGCGACTCCATCCAGCTCAACGCCAACCCCTCCTACTGGGGCACGAAGCCGCCGCTGTCGTCGATCACGCTGAAGTACTTCAAGGACGCCACGGCGATGAACAACGCGCTGCTGACCAGCGGCATCGACGTCATCTCCAGCGTCCAGGCGCCGGAGTCGCTGCAGCAGTTCGCCGACCCCAACCGCTTCCAGACGGTCGAGGGCACGACGAACGGCGAGGTCGTGCTGTCGATGAACAACGCCCGCGCGCCGTTCAACGACAAGAAGGCCCGCCAGGCCGTGCGCCACGCCATCGACCACAAGGCGCTGCTGGACACCGCCTGGGCCGGGCGCGGCCAGCTGATCGGCTCGATGGTGCCGCCCACCGACCCGTGGTACGAGGACCGCACCGGCGACTACCCGTACGATCCAGCCAAGGCCAAGGAACTGCTCGGCGGCAAGACGCTGACGGTCAAGATGCGCATCCCGAACCTGCCGTACGCGGTGGCGAGCGCCCAGGTCGTCAAGTCGCAGCTGGCCCAGGTGGGCATCACGGCCGACATCGAGCCCCTGGAGTTCCCGGCCCGCTGGCTGGACGTGGTGTTCAAGCAGGGCGACTACGACCTGTCGATCATCAATCACGTCGAACCCCGTGACATGGGGATATTCGCGGATAAGTCGTACTACTTCCACTACGACAACCCCGAGTTCGGCAAGCTGCTCGCCTCCGCCGACGAGGGCACGGAGCAGCAGCAGACCGGCGACCTCAAGAAGGCCGCCCAGCTGCTGTCCGACGACGCCGCGGCCGACTGGCTGTTCCTGTTCCCCAACCTGATCGTGGCGAAGAAGGGCGTCACCGGGCTGCCGAAGAACGCCATCGCGGAGTCCTTCGACTTCACCGCGCTCGCCAAGCAGTGA
- a CDS encoding FadR/GntR family transcriptional regulator: MSGPQFEPVRTVRAYERVVEQIEGAIESGALCPGGRLPSERELMVQFSVSRSTVREALRVLQARGLVRSRPGDPNGAEVLPFTPAALHKSMTTLARVAELSLGELVQFRMVLDAAAILLAARLRTEEQLEEMAAAVERMKEAAAVERMKEADSAAFSAADVAFHDALARASGNTLIQVCTDVVRSVVVDLIAGRIAAAPDQEALMRRSIAHHEEVLAAVRAGDGPLAARLFRRSVYDYYAGYVPEEERIALQALLE; the protein is encoded by the coding sequence ATGAGTGGTCCGCAGTTCGAGCCGGTACGCACCGTACGCGCCTATGAACGGGTCGTGGAGCAGATCGAGGGGGCGATCGAGAGCGGCGCTCTGTGCCCGGGCGGGCGGCTGCCCAGCGAGCGCGAGCTCATGGTGCAGTTCTCGGTGAGCCGCTCCACCGTGCGCGAGGCGCTGCGGGTGCTGCAGGCACGCGGCCTGGTGCGCTCGCGGCCCGGCGACCCGAACGGCGCCGAGGTGCTGCCGTTCACGCCCGCCGCCTTGCACAAGTCGATGACCACGCTGGCCCGGGTGGCGGAGTTGTCGCTGGGCGAGCTGGTCCAGTTCAGGATGGTGCTGGACGCGGCGGCCATCCTGCTGGCGGCGCGGCTGCGCACCGAGGAGCAGCTGGAGGAGATGGCGGCGGCCGTGGAGCGCATGAAGGAGGCCGCGGCCGTGGAGCGCATGAAGGAGGCGGACAGCGCGGCCTTCAGCGCCGCGGACGTCGCCTTCCACGACGCGCTGGCGCGGGCCAGCGGCAACACGCTCATCCAGGTCTGCACGGACGTCGTCCGGTCGGTCGTGGTCGACCTCATCGCCGGCCGGATCGCCGCCGCTCCCGACCAGGAGGCGCTGATGCGCCGGAGCATCGCCCACCACGAGGAGGTCCTGGCCGCCGTGCGCGCCGGTGACGGCCCGCTGGCCGCCCGGCTGTTCCGCAGGTCGGTGTACGACTACTACGCCGGCTACGTGCCCGAGGAGGAACGAATCGCTCTGCAAGCCCTTCTGGAGTGA
- a CDS encoding adenylate/guanylate cyclase domain-containing protein: MGRGDDNGLTEAFLREPRRYTSHQVAEMAGVPVYRARRFWRALGFANVADDAVEFTDSDVEALKTLLGMVSSGLYDEEHVLLMARSLGGATARLAESQAELGVEALDQAGVPLADRPRAWRRRAERVVPDLAKLLVYAWQRQLAAAAGRMADQDMSAVRLAVGFADLVAFTRLSRQITSSELARLIDRFEGGSADIVTSTGGRVIKTLGDSVLFVADKAHVAAEIALRLVETHARVRGLPELRVGLASGPVIWRMGDVFGTTVNLASRLTALSLPGTILADPALAEELEGDRAFRLRPVDKLSVRGLGEMAPFTVMRAGAR, encoded by the coding sequence GTGGGCCGCGGGGACGACAACGGGCTGACAGAGGCCTTCCTGCGCGAGCCGCGCCGCTACACCAGCCACCAGGTCGCCGAGATGGCGGGGGTTCCGGTCTACCGCGCGCGGCGCTTCTGGCGTGCCCTGGGGTTCGCCAACGTGGCCGACGACGCCGTCGAGTTCACCGACTCCGACGTCGAGGCGCTCAAGACGCTGCTCGGCATGGTCAGCTCCGGCCTCTACGACGAGGAGCACGTGCTGCTCATGGCCCGCTCGCTCGGCGGGGCCACCGCGAGACTGGCCGAGTCGCAGGCCGAGCTGGGCGTGGAGGCCCTGGACCAGGCGGGCGTGCCGCTGGCCGACCGGCCACGGGCCTGGCGCCGGCGGGCCGAGCGGGTGGTGCCCGACCTGGCGAAGCTGCTGGTCTACGCCTGGCAGCGCCAGCTCGCCGCCGCCGCGGGCCGCATGGCCGACCAGGACATGAGCGCGGTACGGCTGGCCGTGGGCTTCGCCGACCTGGTCGCCTTCACCCGGCTGAGCAGGCAGATCACCAGCAGCGAGCTGGCCCGGCTGATCGACAGGTTCGAGGGCGGATCCGCCGACATCGTCACCTCCACCGGCGGCCGGGTGATCAAGACGCTGGGCGACTCGGTGTTGTTCGTGGCCGACAAGGCGCACGTGGCGGCGGAGATCGCGCTGCGCCTGGTCGAGACGCACGCGCGCGTCAGGGGCCTGCCGGAGCTGCGGGTGGGGCTGGCGTCCGGGCCGGTGATCTGGCGGATGGGCGACGTGTTCGGCACCACCGTCAACCTGGCGAGCAGGCTCACCGCGCTGTCGCTGCCCGGCACGATTCTGGCCGATCCGGCGCTGGCCGAGGAGCTCGAGGGCGACCGGGCCTTCCGGCTGCGGCCGGTCGACAAGCTGTCGGTGCGCGGGCTGGGCGAGATGGCGCCCTTCACCGTCATGCGGGCGGGAGCCCGCTGA
- a CDS encoding class I SAM-dependent methyltransferase, with protein sequence MHRTFFRTLSLLSPAAQGVLLRRYFNWWHRNPDPWKLATDSYEQQKYLSTLQLLPPRPYQRIVEVGCAEGVFTHALAAAYPDAEITGVDVSERALARARERVQGNARVRFVQADILTHRPDERFDLVFCSETLYYLGRTERLRRASARLGELLAPGGVLVAVHPWPEATRLHRYLDRSLPRLGEEVYTATYRPFAVSIYGTDPI encoded by the coding sequence ATGCATCGTACGTTCTTCCGCACGCTGTCCCTGCTCTCGCCGGCGGCGCAGGGCGTGCTGCTGCGCCGCTACTTCAACTGGTGGCACCGCAACCCGGACCCGTGGAAGCTGGCGACCGACAGCTACGAGCAGCAGAAATACCTGTCCACGCTGCAGCTCCTGCCGCCCAGGCCGTACCAGCGGATCGTCGAGGTGGGCTGCGCCGAGGGCGTGTTCACGCACGCGCTCGCGGCGGCCTACCCGGACGCCGAGATCACCGGAGTGGACGTGTCCGAGCGGGCGCTGGCGCGGGCGCGCGAGCGGGTGCAGGGCAACGCGCGGGTGCGCTTCGTGCAGGCGGACATCCTCACCCACCGCCCGGACGAGCGCTTCGACCTGGTGTTCTGCTCGGAGACCCTCTATTACCTGGGCCGCACGGAACGCCTGCGCCGGGCCTCGGCGCGGCTCGGCGAGCTGCTCGCGCCCGGCGGCGTCCTGGTGGCGGTCCACCCGTGGCCGGAGGCCACCCGCCTGCACCGCTACCTGGACAGGTCGCTGCCCCGGCTCGGAGAGGAGGTCTACACCGCCACCTACCGGCCGTTCGCCGTCTCGATCTACGGCACGGATCCGATCTGA